TCCAGAATTTATATCAAGTCTAAGATTTCCAGCATGGAGACACCACTGCTCTGGAGCTGTCCTCCATGCCGTCCTCCTCTGAGCAGCTCGCGGCCCCTGAGAATCCTCCTCGCAGCtggggcatgtgtgtgtgcgtgcacatgtgtcTGGGACAGCACAAGAGTAAGATCTGTGTTTAGAGACTCACTCAGGGCTTATGCTGCCAACGCCAGGGATCCATGGAGAAAAATCCCAAATCTGAAGACAAGAAGCAGAGACGGTAGCCAAACACCACCATGTTCCATCAGCTCATGGAACTGACCCAGCAAATTGTTATAGTCGCTCTGACTATTTTGagattatttcctctttcttcttccctaacCTACATTGGGATCTTCAAAAACAACAGTTAATTTAAGGACAAATGCTCCAACCATTTAAACCGTTTTAAAAGGTAATAGTTCTCTCAAATGTCACTGGAGatacaaataaagtaaaaaaccAACACACAAGGGGATGCCTCTAAACTACAGAGTAGGAGATGACAAAACTGGACTGGTATCAACCCCAAAGTGAGCCTTTGTCCTATTTCCTGGCTCCTGCTGCCAACAGCTCTGCTGCCCACCTACTCACATGAACTGAGGATGACTGAGCCAGAGCTCAGACCAATGCCCCAGCTGTCTCCTTCTTTTCCAGGTTGTCAGGAGGATGAAAGCCATCTGCTACCTTTGTCCTATAACATAAATGTCCAGCTTCTGCTACTCTGGTCAGACCTGAGAGTCAAGCTGGCCTTTGTCCTGAGAGATATTTCAAAATCCCTAATTTTTCTCCTACTCTTTGGATACAAAGCAATATGGATCTCTTGGAGGATTTAAGTGATAGGTCCATAGAGGGAGGTTTTCAATTGCTAAAGGAGCTATGGCGCTGTCTTATCCAACCCGCTAATTTTATTTGGAGGTGTACCCAGAGTCACAGAGAAGTGGATGGCAGAGCTGGGCGGGATGGGAACTATAGACACATTTTGTGTTTTGGCCTATGATGATGGGATTCCCACAGGGAAAGCCCTGAGAGGTGCCCGTGCCCCCAGTACCCTCTCTCCCACATCTGCCCATTCTTGCTGTGCGCCCCTTTCCTCCTGCTTCACCTTCAGCTACCCACCAGGCCCGCCCAGTGTTGACCCTTTGACCAATCTTACTACCTCTGTATCAGTTTCCCTGACCATTCTAgctcccattcttttttcttctccctggGACTTTGCCGCACCTTGGTTTATGCCATGCATCTTAGAACCTGAGCTGCGGTATTACTGTTGCTGTAAGGACCATTTTCAGGGAGGTCATTTGGAATCAGATAAGCGGATTCAGATTCTGGACTTACTACTTGATAGATCTGCAACCTCAGATAGACTGCTCCTAACTTCTGGGTCCTTGGTCTCCTTGACTGAAAATTGAGCACAACAATATTCAGTTCACAGAGTCTTTCTCAAGAGTCAAGGAAATAATTATGGAAAGTGTCCAGAGAGATGCCTGGGGCATAAATGTGGTACGTAAATGCCATCTCTTTCCACTAGCCTCAACTGCCCCACATAGCTGCTAGCCTCTCAGAGGCCAGAGGCCACTTCTTTACCTCTTCTGTGGCTATCTTGGGACTTGGTATACAATAAGTCCTTGGTAAATTCCTGTTGATTGACTGGAAGGAGAGAAGATAGATTTGATCTCACATCCAGAGAAGACCTTTCGCTGGTGTTCAGAAACACTCCAGCCCCATCTTGTTTGCTTATGACTCAGTTTCCCTAACTAGCAGGTCCAAGAGGTCTTGCACTTGGTGCTCATCTATTTGGTACTATTATCTAATGATATAGATGTTTATATGGAAACTAAATGTCAGGAACTCTGTGCCCTTGACAATTTGGGTAAATATGGACAAAATGCTACTTTAATGGCTTGTTGGGATCAGACTGCCCATGACTCCTGCAATTTCTGGTAATGACTTCCTCATGGTCCTCCAAGTCTTTGCTCGTGTGGCTCTGCTTGCTGTAGTCTGGGCTATCCTCGGTGCAAGGTGCAGTGCCTTGATCAGttttccacacacaaaaaaggtaaaaacctACACCAAGAATTCTGTGGGTGTAAATCTGCGACTGAACGGTTGAAACGTTGCAGGGAACAGATTCCATTGTGAACCTGGTGGCTTTCCACTATCTGATGGGCTCAGACCCTCTTTTTCCCTCCCTATATCTATCCAAGCCAGATCTGTCCTCTTTCTCATACAGAAACATCTAAACCACAGCTGGATTCCTTGGGGGAGGGTCTCCCCTTCTGCTCTCTAACATTTAAATTAAGTGTATATCCTGTTCCTTTCCAAAGAAGAATTCTAGTAGAGGTTTCTTAAGATGATAATATTTTTCTACCTAGTAAGGTATAGAAATCCCACCTAGATCATAAATTCTTGAAGGTAGACCTTGTTCCTTATGCTTTATTTGCACCACGCCCTACCTGATACAATGTAGGGTTACGGGCAATAATAAGTACATGATGAAGGGAGATAAATTAAATCGGAAGCCATAGAACAAAGCTGGGAGGAGGACTGTCATGTATCCTTTGGTTAAGAATGATCAGGGTGCTGAATATAAGAAGGTTTCAGAAGGAATGCAGGGTCACTTTTGAGTGACTCAAAGCAGGATTCGAAGGGAATGAGCGATGACCTACTTAGTGTatgcttcataaaatgaaatggaaCCAGGCAGAGAGGGTGTTCTGCGCCCACAGCACCACCTGTGTTCCCATTTTCAAACCACTGTTTCCTGTGACAGAAAACTCcagctctccctcttcttcctcggTCATGTAGTGAAGCCTCTCAGAATGGCACTCAGCAGTCAGGGAGAGCAATGTTGTTCTGGGGCCCATAGGCCCTACTGTTCATTCATGAGGAAATCCAATATGAAAATTCCTAAAGAGGAGGTTGGGGCCCTTTCCCCCCTGGAGCCTCTGAGAAGCAGCCGAGGAGACTGACTGAGGACTCCGACACCATTTATGAAGAGTCCCCACCCTTTGGTCCTCTACCCTATTGGCTGTGGTTTAAATATAAAACCTTCttggagaatgaaactagaccactctctttcaccatacacaaagataaactcaaaatggatgaaagatctaaatgtgagacaagattccatcaaaatcctagagaagaacacaggcaacaccctttttgaactcagccatagtaacttcttgcaagatacatccacgaaggcaaaagaaacaaaagcaaaaatgaactattgggacttcatcaagataagaagcttttgcacagcaaaggatacagtcaacaaaactcaaagacaacctacagaatgggagaagatatttgcaaatgacatatcagataaagggctagtttccaagatctataaagaacttattaaactcaacagcaaagaaacaaacaatccaatcatgaaatgggcaaaagacatgaagagaaatctcacagaggaagacataggcatggccaacatgcatacgagaaaatgctctgcatcacttgccatcagggaaatacaaatgaaaactacaatgagataccacctcacaccagtgagaatggggaaaattaacaaggcaggaaacaacaaatgttggagaggatgtggagaaaagggaaccctcttacactgttggtgggactgtgaactggtgcagccactctggaaaactgtgtggaggttcctcaaacagttaaaaagagacctgccctacgacccagcaattgcactgttggggatttaccccaaagatacaaatgcaatgaaacgccgggacacctgcaccacaatgtttctagcagcaatggccacgatagccaaactgtggaaggagcctcggtgtccaacgaaagatgaatggataaagaagatgtggtttatgtatacaatggaatattactcagctattagaaatgacaaatacccaccatttgcttcaacgtggatggaactggagggtattatgctgagtgaagtaagtcagtcggagaaggacaaacattatatgttctcattcatttggggaatataaataatagtgaaagggaaaataagggaagggagaagaaatgtgtgggaaatatcagaaagggagacagaacgtaaagactgctaactctgggaaacgaactaggggtggtggaaggggaggagggcggggggtgggagtgaatgggtgacgggcactgggtgttattctgtatgttagtaaattgaacaccaataaaaagaaaaaaaaataaaataaaaataaaaccttcttgGCAAGTAGCCCTGCCTCCAAGGACAATGCTAgaggccttttctttttcttatctctgaAAGTCTGCTGCCACAGAAACAcaaagcttctctctctcctcaagtCCCCAAAACTTATTCTTTAAGGAGACACAGAAGAAAACGAAAAAGACTCTGAGACACAAATATAGCTTGCCCCCAGGAGATCTGAGATGCTTCTGCCATAACGGTCTGAGAATGCCAGACCTCTTTCCTGCCTTTCATGTGGTTCTCTCAGCAAGGCAGTCTGCAAGGCACACAGCGACTTGAAGCAGCCAGCCATCTTCAAAAAATACCTCGGTGTTTGGTGGCTTCCACTcagaattgggggtgggggaaggatgtTCACAAACCAAGCACTAATTTAAGATCCAAGACCGTCCAAGTAAACATTTCTACAGAGGTCACAGCAATGCGAGGCAGAGGCTACTGGTTGCGCCCACGGTTGTCCACCTTCTTCCGTGGCAGCACGCATCTTGCCCAGTCACATGGCTGTCCAGCTAAGCACTACACACCTCGGCTTCCCCTGCCCTTGTGGCCATTTGACAAGGCCCGTGGGACGTACCAGGTTCCATTCTCCCACCGCTATTGTCAGGCTGACTGGACTGGGAGTACGTGAAAGAGGGACCTGCCTCTGTGCGTGGAACATCTAGATGACTCTGTAGCAATGGGTGCTCCCGTTTGAAGAAATGGCCTTGTTAGAAAGGGGGAGCCCCCAGGGCTCACTGGTAGTGTCACTTGTCTCTTCCTCTGAGCAAACCCAGACTTGCTGAGCCAACTTTCTGCTAATCTACTGAAAAGGGTCCTCTTTTCAAGATGAGCTTCCAGGGGCATTCCCTTTTAGTTGAATTACTTAAGATGTTCTAATATTCATTCTAGCGTAGATATAACTATTTCAGAAGGTGTTCGCGAAGGACAGCAGCAAGTCACACACTGCTGACCCATCAACATGCTCTGCATGACCTCCCCAGAGTACTCTGTAGCACCCTAAGACTTGGACTTTGCGATAAAGATGCTTCTTAGCAAGAGACATTTAGATGTTTCTTactggaaaataatgaagtgGCCATCGGAAGAAGGATGAGTATATGACTCAGATCCTGGACAAATGTCATTAGAAAAATGGCATGACGAAGAGATCCCTAATAAACCCTCAGACCCCACCACTTCGTCCCAAGGCTGAAATGTCCCTTGTACGAAGTCTTCATTAAACTAATGGTCCCTGCTTTGGCCTAGGCCTGTCATCTCTTGATGGATCACTGCAACAGGGGCTCTTCCCCACAGctggtttctctttctgctgcctctTCCCTGCTCCCACCTATTCCCCATACCACTGAATTTTCTCCCCAAAATGCAAAACTGATCATGTTACTCCTCTACCCAAAGTGCTTTATTACTTCCCATCCCCTATAGGATGATCTAGGACAAGACCTAGATGCCTCTACATTTCCCCCTGCCTGGAATGTCTTTCTTTTATCTGCTTAGATAATTTGTTTATTCTTCAAAATCCAGTTTATGTCACACCTTCTGTGATGCTCTCTCTGATTCCCTCAGATACTGTTAATCATTGTTCCCTCTCTGTTATTTCTGTTCTGCCCATCACACTACACAATGTAGGATCAGTTATTTACAGAacattctccttccttccttccttgagaGCAAGGATCAtgtcttattttatctttgtatattCAACAGACACCACAATTCTGGAACCTAGTAGAACCTCAAAAAAGGTTTCGTCAAACTAAGCACAATATTCCAACCTCAGATGGTTACTTAATCagccctcccttccttttttaccAGAATAATGATGCTTTTGTTCCTGGAGAATGAGCAGTCAGAAGGTCTAGGTTCAGGTACTAATTTTACTGTTTATAATTTGAAGAAACTTCGGGAGGGTACTTAAATGCTATGACCTTCaagttcctcatctgtacaatgaggATGATACTAACACGGATCTGGTAAGTTTGTTGTGAGGCTCAAGAGAGATTACATCATTGAAAGTACCCTTCCAATAACAAAGTACtatatgatttattattattcctaaaCCTCACATTCTAGGTCTCAGTCAGATTGCTGACTTCCCTGGCCTTCTGACTTGCTATGAGATTTACAGTCCATTCCATACAATATGGCCCTCCATTATATCCTGCATCTCATTATTGAGCAAACCTTCCATGTCTCTATCTTTACAACATGTTGCTGGAGAGCAGAGATCGTGTATCGTATTCATGCCCAATTTTCTGTGCATAAGTGGTCAACAAGTACTTATTGATGGTACAGACCAGTCCCACCATTAGTGGAGTATGGACTGGGGAGTCAGGGCCTGCCACCTGCACTCTCTCACCCAGCTACCCTTGCAGCTTGGAGCCaagacaggaggggagaggaagaatcacCACTGGAAGGCCTGCACTCTGAGTCTGGCTCCATCATTTCTTATCATTGACAAGTGTGAACTGAGCATATGCCAACCTGGTGATTATGAGCAGAGGGCATTCACTGAACACACACGAGGAGGCTTTTCTCAACTATagggaaaatgaaaagtattatGACCAGGGTGGAGGCCATGGCTATGGAAACAGAGCATTTAGTACAGTGGGGACTGAGCCCATATCATCAATGTACCACACTAGCCCCCATCAGGGCACTCACCCGAAGACTCTGGCCTGCACTTGGACCATGGGTTGAAGGACCATGAGCGGTTGCTGACGGGGTTGCTCACGGTGCAGACATAGACGTTGTTGACATGCTGAGGGCCGAGGCTGAGGTGCAAGAGGTGAGAACTGTTGGCTGGGATCAGTGGGTCAATCCCCAGTTTCTCACTCCAGCTGTAAACCACATTGTCCCCCTTTTCCACTTCGCAGGCCAGCATCATGCTGCAGTTCCCATTCTCCTGGGTCCAGTTCAACACCTTAATTTCTGGAGTGGAGACCTGCTCTGtcaggagggggaggaaggaagccaTCACTCAAGTGAACCCCCTGGTATTCTAACTTGAtgtttttgttaaaagaaaatggaGCCTCATGGTATTTTTCCCTCCCTGTGGGTCTGCAGTGTGTTTTATTGCTGGTGGGGACCTACTAGTTCCCCAAATCCCTCTCTCTCCAATATATTCCTTTCCAGTATGATTTCAGGACAAAATAAGGGAAAAGTGTTTGTCTTTTAGTCTCCTCCTACCACTACTGTTAAGAATCCACTTGcttaggcacctgggtggcccaggggtttaagtgtctgcctttggctcaggctgtgatcctggggtcctgggatcgagtcctgcatcaggctccctctggggagcctgcttctccctctgcctgtgtctctgtctttctctctctctctctgtctcctatgaataaataaataaaatcttaaaaaaaaaaaaaaaagaatccacttgCCCTTGCTAATGGTCCCAATCTGAGTTGCTCTTCTGTTTTCTACCTGTGACATTTTCTGCCAACTTAATCCTACATGGTTTAATTGTCATTGGCTAAAGTATTATCTTTGGATCTGAAAGAATGACATAGTGGTGGGACACAGTGGTAGAGTGTGTCTCTACGtctgtatttgtgtgtgtttgtgagggGGGAATCTCACTCTAATGCTATGAAATAGCTAAGGAAAGGGGgtaagttgtatttatttagcGACTACTGTAGGATGGGCACGATTCTGGAATCTTACATTTATCATATTCTTTAATCTTCTCAACAACTTTTCCAACAATTATAACCTTGTATaagtattcccattttacagatgaggaaactgaaacccagGGGGGTGGAGTGTCTCATACATTACTCAAGTTGAGATCAGAATCTAAGTCTGTCTGACTCTGAAATCTAGCCTCTTTCTTGGACTTGAGAGAGTATCATGGTTGCAGAGACTGTATTTTTCAAGAGTTTATGTGACAAGATGTGACAAAGGCAGTGGACTGCTCTAGAAAATGCATGATGTGCCATAGGGCCACTATTGGAGCAGTCAGAGCTCTCGGGTACCCGGCAGAGGGCTGAGAGGAGCCTGCATACACTATGTGGAAGAAGGGGGGATGCTGGAGCTACGGGAAGGGCGGGGAAGGTGTTGCCATCTTCCTGTAGACACCTGAGGATTTCAAAGAAATGCTGGGGAGGTGGAGCTGTCTGTCCCATCTCAGAGATAAGGAAGTCTCTCTATGAGAAAGCAGGACAACCCACGTAGCTGTTGTCAGGATTCCTGGAAATTCAAAGGACCGTTTAGGCCTAAGAGACACAAACTCTGGGTGCGTTCAAGAGGGGCTCAAGTCGCTCAAGAAAGCATTGGCCTTGGATTCAGATGGACCAAGGGCCTAGATTAGGTTCTGCAGCTAAGCGACTTCATAACCAGAGCCTCTGTTTCAATGAGAAACAAGCACTCTTCCACCAGGTAGATGAGGTCCTACGCCAGAGCACAGGGCGTGCAAGTGGCGGACGGGCCGAGCTTCTGCTCTCCTTCTCCTGGGCCCCGAGTGCAGGGAACCACCCATGAGGATGTGTGTAAGCACAGCCAACCACGCCCTGGATTTCAGGATCCTGGTCTATGGAAAAGAGGTTGAGCTCCATCGATGgtattcaaacattttaaaaatagagagaggAAAGCCCTTTTTTCAAACCAAGTCTTATTTGCAAATTGAGACTCTTGGGGCGCCAGGCCCTGTAGTCCATAGGCAGCTGGTCTCCTTCTCTTTGGGAAATGGGGGTAAGGGTAACTAGTGTTAGTCAGCTACCGTCGAAGAGCAATTTGGACACAAAAGATTTGTGACTCTCTAAAACTTCTTCCCGAAGCACAATTTAAACACCCTGGACTAGATGCTCTTTTGAGCCACTCCCAATCCTAAATACCCTTGCTTCTGAGACTCAGCTAAATCCTTAGGTAAGGGACGATCTCAGCCCCCCAGTGCAGACTGGGGAAGCCCCATTATTACCATAGAGCTTCAGCTGCAGACAAAAGTGTTGAACTGAAAAGTTCTCCTCCAGGGTCATGAAGTACCAGCCTTCATTTTCCCTCCTGCTTTCCAGGATCCTCAGGGTCAGGTTTTCCAGATGAAATTTATAGCCATTTTCCAGGTAGCGTGGAGACCCCCCTTCTGGCAGATCCAGAGACACTATTTTCTTCTTGATACTGTTTCCCGGTGATTCCGCCCTTGTGACAAGGATGTGGATGCTCTTGTTCATCCTCTTGCTTATCCCTTCGGATGCCAAGGACAGCTGCAAAGTGCTTCCCAACTTCCCAGGGACTTCTGGG
This DNA window, taken from Canis aureus isolate CA01 chromosome 38, VMU_Caureus_v.1.0, whole genome shotgun sequence, encodes the following:
- the SLAMF1 gene encoding signaling lymphocytic activation molecule isoform X2, which encodes MDSRGFLSLRCLLVLALASKLSCGTGESLMNCPEVPGKLGSTLQLSLASEGISKRMNKSIHILVTRAESPGNSIKKKIVSLDLPEGGSPRYLENGYKFHLENLTLRILESRRENEGWYFMTLEENFSVQHFCLQLKLYEQVSTPEIKVLNWTQENGNCSMMLACEVEKGDNVVYSWSEKLGIDPLIPANSSHLLHLSLGPQHVNNVYVCTVSNPVSNRSWSFNPWSKCRPESSVPRQWRLYAGLFLGGIVGVILIFEVVLLLLRRRGKTNHYKPTKEEKSLTIYAQVQKSGSTQKKPDPLPAEDPCTTIYVAATEPVPEPAPEPVQEPHSITVYASVTFPES
- the SLAMF1 gene encoding signaling lymphocytic activation molecule isoform X1; this encodes MDSRGFLSLRCLLVLALASKLSCGTGESLMNCPEVPGKLGSTLQLSLASEGISKRMNKSIHILVTRAESPGNSIKKKIVSLDLPEGGSPRYLENGYKFHLENLTLRILESRRENEGWYFMTLEENFSVQHFCLQLKLYEQVSTPEIKVLNWTQENGNCSMMLACEVEKGDNVVYSWSEKLGIDPLIPANSSHLLHLSLGPQHVNNVYVCTVSNPVSNRSWSFNPWSKCRPESSVPRQWRLYAGLFLGGIVGVILIFEVVLLLLRRRGRCLTIKRFISDFVVKQIITSQQRKKKALPSMPKSRNQVLLRRNLIPCQLRTPAPPFMLLPQNLSQNLPQNLSRNHILSRSMPA